TTGGATGATGGATTTAGATATAGTGAATCGAGTTTCAGTATCAAAGAGGATGCTCGAAGTCATATTTGGTCTGAAGCCTGGGATTTTATTCAATCAACTCCAGTAGGCGGTATTTTTTATTATACTAACACTCACATTAAAATGCCTCATAATTTTTTTCTCAACGCTTTCATTTATGGTGGTATATTCGGTGGTTTGTTCCTTATCACTTTGTTTGTAGAACAAATGATAATTGTATTAAAAATACTAATCCAAAAGTTATCTGCGAATAATATTCTATCTCTAGTATTTGCTGGGGCCTACTTGGCATATAGTATTAATACAATGACTCATAATAGTTCTTTAGCAGATGGAAACCTATTGGTATGGTTATTATGGGGGGCTATTATTTCAACTCGTAATGGTATTAATAATATTAAGAAATAGTGTTTTATGATAAAAAATATTACTGATCTGCGTTATTATCATGAAAGTGATAGATTGGCCTGTAATAAAAGTGCAAAAGTGTCATTACGAGAAAGAATTCTTAGTTTCTTAGCACCTGATTATATTTCGGAATTCTTAAGAGAATTACGAATTGTTGAATATCTGTCCAATTGTTCTAATAGAGGAATTATGGGGAGGGCATTTCTTTTTTATCATCGATTAAAATTAAGAAAAATTCAATTGCATCTAGGTTTTTCTATACCTATTAATGTTTGTGGTCCAGGATTGTCCATCGCTCATTATGGTTCTATTATTATTTCAAGTAAAGCTAAGATTGGACGTAACTGTAGAATTCATTCATGCGTCAACATAGGGGCAAGTAGAGGCAAAAACGGTGCTCCCATAATTGGGAATAATGTGTACCCAGGGGCAATATTGTTTGGTGATATAACTATTGCTGACAATGTAAGTATAGGAGCTAATGCAACTGTAAATCGCTCGTTCACTGAGTCAAATGTTGTTATTGCTGGGACACCAGCAGAAATTGTTAAAAGAAATGTTCCTGCATGGAATGAAGTATAATTTATTTGTATAGTAATGAATATTTGTATTGTATCAACTGATTATCCTGCTCCATCTCATCCAAAATATGTTTTTGTTGAGCAGTTGGTAAATGAAATGGTTAATCAAGGGGTTGATATATCTGTTATCGCTCCTCAAAGTATAACACGCCATTTACTAAAAGGAGACCCTCTGCTAGCAGTGGATTCTGAAAAGAAAATTGGTAATCGAAGTTATCATATTTATCGTCCGAAATATTTAACCCTTGGAAATGCTCCAAGATGGATACAAAACATATTAGAATGGTTAAGATATAAAGTCATCTTGAGAGTAATCACAAAACATAATTTAAAGCCCGATGCTATTTATGGCCATTTTTGGCAAAATGCTTTTGATATTAGAAAGTATTGCTATAAGAATGGTACACCATTGTTTGTTGCTTGTGGTGAAGGAGATACAGCATTGGAGGATCTTGTCAATTCGTTATCTTTTGCAGAAAAGAAAAGGCTTTCCAATGCGGTAACAGGCGTCATAAGTGTATCAAGTCTTAATAAAAGGAAGTGTATAGAATATGGGTTGTCAAAAGCTGAGGATATTGTTGTTCTTCCTAACTCTGTAAATTCTTCTCTTTTTTCTGATATAAATCCTCTTAATAGGAATTCACTTGGAGTTTTTGATGATGATTTTTTAATTGTTTTTACCGGTGGTTTTATCCATCGTAAGGGGGCTTCTAGACTTGCTGCTGCAATTGATAAGATTGGTGATAAAAGGATAAAAGTTATTTTTATAGGAAAGCCAGTACCAGGAGACGATGCGACACCTCATTGTAATGGAATAGTTCATATTGGAGCATTAGAACATGATGATATCCCTTCTTATCTCAGTGCTGCTGATGTGTTTTGTTTACCTACTTTGAATGAAGGCTGCTCTAATGCTATAGTAGAGGCCATTGCATGTGGACTTCCTATTATATCTTCAAACTTACCATTTAATGATGATATATTAGATAGTTCTAATGCTTTACTAGTAAACCCAGAAAGTGTCGATGATATCGCTTCTGCTATTAAACAATTAATGGATAATTCTGATTTAAGACAAAAGTTAGCAGAAGGATCTAAAGAAAAGGCTAAATCATTACGGATTGAATTTAGAGCAAAAAAAATAATTGAATTTATAAATAGACAGATGCAAAAGTAATCGATAAATGAGAGATTTTATTAGTAGCTTAATACATTTCTTTATTGAAATAAAAATATGGACACCGTGTCATATGCTGAAACGACTATGTTGCAAATGTTTTATGAAGAAATCCGACATGCTAAGTTTTATATTCAGGAATGTAGACATTTGAAGTCTGCAACGTATTACAATTGATAGAAATTGCAATATTTACAAATAACGTGTACTTGATGGACGAGCGATTTTACAATCAGTGATAATGTTGATATAGTAAATATTCTTGGGTTTGACCGGCGTGAAATGATTATAATAGTTCTGATTAAACTCCTGTCGCGAGTAACGTTACTATCGAAGATTATGTATGGATTGCTTCAAGAATAACAATTTTGCCAAGTGTAACAATAGGAAGAGGCGCAGTTGTTGCATGTGGCATGGTTGTAACAAGAGATGTTCCTCCTTTGGTTATAGCGGGGTACCTTCTAAGATTATTGGACGGCGAAAAGATAATATGAAATATAAGTTAGGCGATCGCCTATGGTTTAAATAAATATGAAATATTTGTTAGTTGATTTGTCGGGAAAGGTCGATAATTATGACAAGGCTTTATACCAAGCATTAGAAAAAGAATTGTCGAATGAAAAATCATCAATACAACTTTTGATTCCTGGTCATGGTTTAATTAGACTAATCCCTAATAAATTCAGTCAAACTGAATTTATTGTAAAGAGATTAATAAAGGCATTGGAGGGAGGGATTAATTACATTTACTTGCTTTTACATGTTGCTTTTAAGAAAATTGATACTATTCATTTCCAATGGTTACCTTTTGTTGAAGTAGTTGGTATAGAAAAATATATTCTTTATTTGCTACATGTACTATCACCTCAAACGAAGGTTATTTTAACGATACACAATATTTATCCTCATGGTGTGAAAAGTATGAGCGATAGCGGAAAACAAAAATATAAGAAGAGGTTTCGTGATACTTGCAGGAATATAGATAACATCATTGTTCATACGGAGTCATCTAAAATGGAAGTAATCAAAGAATTTGATTTTGTTCCTGATATTATCAGTATTGTTCATCATGGAGTTTTTATTCCTAAGATTAGGATCTCCAAGAAAGAATTTTTGCAAAAAAATAAATATGTTATATTACAGTTTGGTTTGCAAACCTATTATAAAGGAACTGATATTTTAGTTGATGCAGTTAACTTATTGCCTGCTGAATATAGTGAAAAGATTGAAACTAGAATAGTTGGTGGTGTCGGTGAAAGCTATTTACAGGAACTTAAAGGTAAAGATTCTAACTCCCTTATTCATTGGAAATCTTACTTTTTGTCTAATGATGAACTTTATGAAGAGATAAATAATAGTGACGTTTTAGTCCTTCCTTATAGAGAAATATCACAAAGTGGCGTTCTGTTGTTATCTATTTATTTTGAAAAAAATATAATCTGTTCGGACTTACCTTCTTTTGTAGAAACGATTCATGGTGATCAGGACAATTCGTTGGATCATGATTTTTTCTTCAAAAATAATGATCCGTCTTCTCTATGCGAATTACTTATGCGCTATATTGATAGTAATATTAATAATGAGAAGATACAATACAGGATTAAGCATCTGAAGAATTTGTATTCATGGGAGAATGCAGCTAAAGCTACTATTAGTATATATAGAAAATAAACAATTATTAAATATACAGAAATGAAAATTGCATTATTGACACAATACTACAAACCAGAAATGGGTGCACCTCAGAATCGTTTGTATGAAATGATTCATGGTCTTAAGGAATGTGGTAATGAAGTATGCATAATCACAGGTATGCCCAATTACCCTATGGGGAAGATATTTGATGATTATAGAGGTAAGATTACATGCACTGATCAAATAGATGGTGTAGAGATTAAAAGATATTGGCTCTATGCATCAAATACAAAGAAGGTGATTCCTAGAATTTGGAATATGGTATCTTTCTCATTTATGGTGCTATTCTCTTTACGCTATCTGAAGAGTAAGCAATTGGATTATTTAATAGTTGAAAGTCCTCCTTTGACGTTAGGGCTTGTTGGAAAATGGTTAGCCAAGCACGCACATTGTAAATTTATTGCAAATATCTCTGATATTTGGCCTTTGTCTGCGAAAGAATTGGGTGCGATATCAGAAGGAAAGCTTTATCATATTCTTGAGAATCTTGAGCATAGAATTTATAAGGGGGCTTATATTTCTATGGGGCAATCTCAGGAGATTGTTGATCATATTGCTTCCCACGGTGGCAATAAAACCTATCTGTTTCGGAATGGAGTAGATCCTACAAGATTTGCAGATATTAAGGTGCATAAGATTAATGATGGAAAAGTTAGATTGGTTTATGCTGGTTTGCTTGGATTCGCTCAAGGGGTTGCTGATATCTGCAAGTCCATCAATTTTGCTGAGATGGGTATGGAATTTCATATTTATGGTTCAGGTGGCGAGCAGAAGGAGATTGAAGCATTTATAGCTTCTCATCCCAATAATGGTATTATATATCATGGTGTCGTTGCTAGAGAAGAATTACCTTTTCGATTGAAAGAGGCTGATATGACGCTGATTCCGTTAGTCAAAAATATCTATGGAGCAGTTCCTTCTAAAATTTATGATTCTATGGCTGCAGCTTTACCTATTATGTTTGTTGGAGAAGGTGAGGGGGCCCGTATTGTGAAGGATAACAATATCGGATTGGTGGCCCATTCTAAAGACTATGAAGGATTAAAAGATAAT
This sequence is a window from Bacteroides thetaiotaomicron VPI-5482. Protein-coding genes within it:
- a CDS encoding serine O-acetyltransferase, giving the protein MIKNITDLRYYHESDRLACNKSAKVSLRERILSFLAPDYISEFLRELRIVEYLSNCSNRGIMGRAFLFYHRLKLRKIQLHLGFSIPINVCGPGLSIAHYGSIIISSKAKIGRNCRIHSCVNIGASRGKNGAPIIGNNVYPGAILFGDITIADNVSIGANATVNRSFTESNVVIAGTPAEIVKRNVPAWNEV
- a CDS encoding glycosyltransferase family 4 protein, producing the protein MNICIVSTDYPAPSHPKYVFVEQLVNEMVNQGVDISVIAPQSITRHLLKGDPLLAVDSEKKIGNRSYHIYRPKYLTLGNAPRWIQNILEWLRYKVILRVITKHNLKPDAIYGHFWQNAFDIRKYCYKNGTPLFVACGEGDTALEDLVNSLSFAEKKRLSNAVTGVISVSSLNKRKCIEYGLSKAEDIVVLPNSVNSSLFSDINPLNRNSLGVFDDDFLIVFTGGFIHRKGASRLAAAIDKIGDKRIKVIFIGKPVPGDDATPHCNGIVHIGALEHDDIPSYLSAADVFCLPTLNEGCSNAIVEAIACGLPIISSNLPFNDDILDSSNALLVNPESVDDIASAIKQLMDNSDLRQKLAEGSKEKAKSLRIEFRAKKIIEFINRQMQK
- a CDS encoding glycosyltransferase family 4 protein, which encodes MKYLLVDLSGKVDNYDKALYQALEKELSNEKSSIQLLIPGHGLIRLIPNKFSQTEFIVKRLIKALEGGINYIYLLLHVAFKKIDTIHFQWLPFVEVVGIEKYILYLLHVLSPQTKVILTIHNIYPHGVKSMSDSGKQKYKKRFRDTCRNIDNIIVHTESSKMEVIKEFDFVPDIISIVHHGVFIPKIRISKKEFLQKNKYVILQFGLQTYYKGTDILVDAVNLLPAEYSEKIETRIVGGVGESYLQELKGKDSNSLIHWKSYFLSNDELYEEINNSDVLVLPYREISQSGVLLLSIYFEKNIICSDLPSFVETIHGDQDNSLDHDFFFKNNDPSSLCELLMRYIDSNINNEKIQYRIKHLKNLYSWENAAKATISIYRK
- a CDS encoding glycosyltransferase family 4 protein, coding for MKIALLTQYYKPEMGAPQNRLYEMIHGLKECGNEVCIITGMPNYPMGKIFDDYRGKITCTDQIDGVEIKRYWLYASNTKKVIPRIWNMVSFSFMVLFSLRYLKSKQLDYLIVESPPLTLGLVGKWLAKHAHCKFIANISDIWPLSAKELGAISEGKLYHILENLEHRIYKGAYISMGQSQEIVDHIASHGGNKTYLFRNGVDPTRFADIKVHKINDGKVRLVYAGLLGFAQGVADICKSINFAEMGMEFHIYGSGGEQKEIEAFIASHPNNGIIYHGVVAREELPFRLKEADMTLIPLVKNIYGAVPSKIYDSMAAALPIMFVGEGEGARIVKDNNIGLVAHSKDYEGLKDNIKYAVSHPEEMKVMAKNCVDCAENKFNRPKQILCLNDYLKDNLK